The Gossypium hirsutum isolate 1008001.06 chromosome D06, Gossypium_hirsutum_v2.1, whole genome shotgun sequence genome contains the following window.
CTCCGAAACCACCATTTTTTATCATACAAGAaaacatattaattaataaatccTCAATTAATTAGGAACTAATTGCAGTTTACCACAATCTAGAGAATTCATataatttctattattatatattttaagaagGGTCCAATTGCACAATTAATccttcaattatattaaattctAGCTAAACAAGcttaatatcaatttaatcctaaactaattaggactaaatgagcAAATAGTCCAAAAGCTAGTGGATTTAATCATATCCACCACCGCTTGGAACTTTTTGACCATGTTTTAATTACCACTTTGATCCCTTTACTATTTTgaatctatagcaattaacttttatctcttttgtaatttaatcattttaccttAATTTAGCagtaaatcatcaaaattacagaaccaaactttaattaacatattatatgactctttaaatatttaataaaaatatttatggctttaAATTACGAAAATGAGGTCCTAATATCTcgttttcaataaccacttgacttttaAACCGAACCAtttatactaacttttaattcaattgattaaattcatcatatcaaaatttaatataaaaattattattgactcatataatttaaatactaattatacgaactttactcgtcagatttgtggtctcaatatcactattttcgacaccactataAAACAAATTGTTATAGTGTATCTTGTGTTTGTGTTCatcttaatttttacatattgCATTCTCATTGCACCAAAACACTTAAGTAGCTTTTATTTTAGGAAAGAGAATTATATTTTATCCTCCAACCATTTGACAGAACTAtgaattgagattttttttcaaatcaagagATGCAAATGGTTTGtacaaaaaattcaatattttaaataatgtaaaagaaaaacacAATGGTCAAAGTATTGACGGAAAATAAACATACTGATAgtggaaaataattaaattaaagttttttctttgacacaattatcaatattttgaagatttaactTATATAAATTGCTGTAAATTTAGTACTAATAGTAGGTTTTATGAAAACTTTTAagacttaaatttatttaattaattttgataattttgtaaTAACCTCACACTTAACCATTACTAATATCTCCTTTAACTTAGCCGATACATGCACCAAAAGTGGTTTTTGAAACAATGGAActaaattaaaggataaaaaaatattaatatctgaaataatgaattaaattgaaaaaatgtgatCATTATCTGAGTTAAAAATTGCGTATATAAATCTTGTCTTTCATGTGATTGGCAAAGTTGAACACCCTTTCCAGGGGACAATCCCATTAATAGTTCCTTCTTCAAGAAAGAATCTCCCACATGACCCACTTGATTACTAACCCTCACCGTTACACGATTGCTGCTAAACAGTTTATAGGGATTTCCCCCTGTGACAGCTTTTACGATCATCATCTTCTTTTAGTCACTGCCCATTTCGTTTCATTTCTTTCTTGATAGGACGAGTTCAAGCCATGGCAGCCGAGGTAATAATcagtcttgttttttttttctcttttttcttttccacgaatttcatttcatttgttATATACAATTGATGATTGTTGGCAGAATCAAGAGACGACCAATGGGTGGCCACTTGTGCTACAAATAATGGCCATGAAACTCCGATTACAAGAAAGAATACAGTATTCAACTCCAGCCGTTGAACCACACTCTCCGCACATTCCCTCCCCCAGTTTTTCTTCATTCTGTTCCTCTTCAAACATTGACACTGAGGTACGTACGTACAGTAACTCCAAACAACCATTTCTTCCTCTAATTTTGCCATTTTCAAACAAGTCTCATCAGCTTGTTTATTTTCTTCCACGGCGGGCGGCCAGTCCACAGCATCATTTTTCCAAGACAACAACATTTCTCTGGGGAAGCTTATCGGGTTCAGACAACGCGACACGGGCTCAGTACTGTACTTGCAAAGCACAATAGGTGCTGAACAAAACACCATAGTTTCAGGTGTTTGTAACTGCAACGATGTCTCGAGAGGACACTGCGGAGATTTGTGTGGGCAGGGCCAGGGAATATGCATTCCTATGGTACTAGGCACCCTCGTGAAGATTACTAGAAGCAGGAGCAAGTCAAAGTGAGATTTGAATGTTTGAGACTTTAGGGTATCCAAGAATTCATCTGAGTTTTCTTCAATGGCAAGATAACTTTTATTGACCTCTACCAATACTTTTTGTTTTGTATTCAGAAATCAAATTGCCCATTAGTTGACAATGCTGTTTTTATGGGAATTAAATCACACAGCGTATGAATTCTTATTTGAGGTGTTCGTGGATCAAATAAATTGCATATATCAACCAttctaaattaaaagaattattcaTGCCACTAACACTTACAATTCCCCTTTTAGCTTAATTTGCCATTTTAATATGTTAGTACATTCTACAGACCGAACGTGGGATTTATTGATACAAAAGATTTAGCCCACTATACCGattagacctgttcatgggtcgAGCCACACGTCCTAGCTTGAAGGCCTGCCTGAAATGTGAGAGAGTTTGGCTAAAAATATAAAcctgaaaaatgggtttggataaGAAAATAAGACCCATTTAAAAAATAGGCTGACcctcgggtaaggcatttttggcccgagcccaaCCCAACttgaattcactaaaggacaaaaaaaatctgtttttttttttgtttttgttttttaatgttattttcttgttgttttctccctattttgctaccattttactattatgttgctattattttgttgttattgcttggatattttataaaacttattttattgttaattttgttgttattttaaaggcatttgttaattttgttattattttagaggcatttgcttattaagttgcattttagtgttatttaagtatacatattttttaaaatttattttcaatttgttgggaaatattttttttattattttagtatttttgatgtattatatatattcaaaaatataaaaaaattaatacgggtagGTCGGGTCGGGCctgagttttagcatttttatccagttcgagcttgggcaaaattttatgcCCATTTTTCAAgccgggccgggcccgagccTAGCAAATGgatctaaatttttaattaggcccagcccgacccatgaacacctctaatacTGATTatcttagaaaaaaataaaatacaaactcGAGAAGAAGAcatataatatgaatttttttgtaatgatttttttttcatattttttttatagtttatattcgaAAGTTATAGTTACTCATCTAAATAATATTGTGATTAAAGTTCGGACTTACATTCTCCTTAAAAGGTGTAATGTATGGAAAGTTTTATGAAAACTGTCTAATGAAAGAATTCCCAAATAGGAGGCACAATCTTTAAGCTTATCTAAATGTTCAAGAGTTGAGTATATATTAGATCTGTTCATGAGTCGGGTTATTCGTCTAAGTCCAAATGCTTGCTTTAAATTTGGGAGGGATTGAGCaaaaatattaaacttgaaaaataagattggacaaaaaaattagaTTCATTTACAATATGGGTTAGGTTCAAGCTTAAACATTCAAGGTCCAAGCCCgacttgactttttttttaaaaaattctaatgttttatattattttattttatatattttgtaatttataacatatgaaaattaaatcaataataGTATACTACTCTaattcaaacattaaaaaaatgttaagatcattatatataaaattttaataaattaaaaataatataaataattttcttaaatttttagtaaaaaataatatgggcctAAAATGAGTTGGGCTATCCATTTACAAATATGAgcaagtttagacaaaattttaggtccaTAATTTGAATCGAATTGGACTTGGGCAAgtataaagtgtttttaaatcaTCCCTAAGCCTGTCTTGAACCCAACTTAACCCAGTTAATGATCACCTTTAATATATACTTGCAACaactaaaattttcaatcttGAATTTTATTTAGCCTTAATGACAAATTTGACCACTaacatttacatgttttgtcaaaatagccctaattatattttttagccttttttgGCTAtcaacctttgttttttttttcaaactgctttttctaacagatttgatgaaagtatcattaaaaaaattaacgggGATGGTatggaatttttttaataagatgtaatttattacttaggtaacctaataagataattacatgtgaaaaataataaaataaataaatcataggcgaaattaaaaaaataactcttaatttacataaaataaatgtaattatctaaaaaaaaagtttcaaaatgaatGCATACGTTCACTGAGaggtttcaaaaaaataattaataaattaaaccgAAAATACTAAATGTGTGCATTCATTTTGAAAATTGtttttagataattatgtttattttctttaaattaagagttatttttttaacttcatgatttatttattttattattttccacatgtaattattttattggatTGTCTAAgcaataaattacatctcattaaaaatatttcacatatgaaatttcacatcatcctgttaacttttttaacggtactttcatcaaatctgttaaaaaaaagcaatttgaaaaaaagaagaaagattgaTGGTGAAATAAGGCTCAAAAATATAATTAGgaccattttgacaaaacatataaacattaGTGGTCAAATTTTTCATTAAACCTTTTATTTATTAAGCATTGGTTtggaatttgaattaaataatatttgaGTTTGGGTTGGTTttataagtataaaatataaatgtacatttaaaatatatagatgGTGAGATTAACCTAAGCTcagctttaaaaattttgttctaAGGCTTGACCGAAATAGAAACGAGCCTACAGTTttgttaaaattcaatttatccTAACCTTTCCATATTTAGAGTGAAGTTGCAAAAAACCCAATCCTTGAACAGCTTtaactatattttattatttaaatttaattataaaatatttgatttgttaaaaATACTGGATTGGGCTTTCAAGTAGTTTAGATCGGATAGACTTCAACCCAAGagaaaaaatattaagttgaatgatagcatgagccctacTCCAATATAAACCTAtactatatatttaatttacttaattatttcaattaaagtttcatttgtttcttatatcaatattttttaataaattgtaataatgaaagaaatatttataaaaattaattgcttAACTAGACGTAATTTCATGAACTGCTACAACTTCAAACTCCTTTCTAGCTTCATTATAATTTcagtttttcaattaaaaaaacacTTCCTTTTTAAATGCAAAATTAGCGAAATAACATGCTAATAAGTAgggttttgttttatttcagtaaaattttgataattttttttaatgtgatgcttatatatttttttcatccattGTAatactttcttcttcttttttaccaaaatttatacattttggtactccaAAGTAACatttagggttgatttgattaaagttaAGTACTAATGTTATTGGGTTtgattttttcatgattttgttaatagaataaatttgattaaatgctaaaaatacatattttatgtaatttaattggTCAATTTACGAGAATGCACCATTGATTTTTCCATGTTTAACTTGAATTTTATTCAGGTGTACAATTTGGGGtcaaaagagaaaaaggagaaacaattgggctagattgaagaactGAGCAAAAAAGGCGGGCCAAAGAAGAATTTTAACAAGATGTAATTAGCTGAAATTCTATGGTGACTttagtgggagattatgtagggatttttatatcatggaatattttatttccttgattttctatggTTAGTGGCTCTTAATttggcaaagccactagtataaataggggcTACTATGTCCATTCATTTATCAATTCATTAATCAAGTCTTTCATCAAGTGTTTTTCATCACGTTTTCATTCCATCCTTTTTCATCTCTTGAATACAATCTTTCTTTCCTTGCAAATTTATTTTCTGTCATAAGTTCCtcatatttttccatttattttcagCTTTGGAAATACTGCATCAAACCTTGCGTCACCCACACCCACctactttcatttcattttcatttattcaacctTCTCCAATTATGCCCAATACCAACATGCCCCAAACCTTAGTCAACTAAATCCATTTCAGCTTTAGGTCGGTGTTAACTTCGTCAAtaccgtgagttacgaacccaagcaatttaactcctaaatcccagtacttattatttctccagattaagagtatgattttatcaactcacaaagtcaaatcaacactaagtcaaaaaagacgccgtttgagttagtgtggttagacgtacagttggaatttcgAAAGGATCGATTTTCTAATCgattttctgtgaacacattggcgtgccaagtggggattgttgtttggttccgtcaagggaagtagtaatcgaatttaaatgtcccacatggttgagggcattggttcgagctaggctcttctagaatgcaaagctgccggagttctaaatcacgaacatTTTgttggttgttcgatcggtaaaggttagttattggacgttccataactaatttacacaaggaagagttggtttccgaggcgtccttggtagctataactagcttattggaaaagagaagttcatctaatttcgaggatcggttcaaagatgAGGAAAAACCCGTGCCTGAAGCTgagcttagtttaattaaattttcttcagatttatttaactgtttttattattttatttccagcTTTTACTTTTCACGCATTTTTCCTGTTTATTTCAGGTTCCaggatttcaaattttatccccccGAACTTCTTGGGCACAACAactgccccgacataaatctggtcaagagaGCAATAATTTGCAGTaaacccagtctctgagggatcaaccctactccctatactgcttaaatttgcaaattaggtgtaggattatatttttggaatcgacaaccatcaaaatttagttttaattgtggatttctttaatttgataaatatagtCTGATAATTGTGATTCTTTTCTAGTTCTAGGGttcattaaataaaatgtaattactAATATTActagttaattatgaattttcatctaATCAAttctaaaactcaaattaaacactaaatagtTAACATTATTACCTTtgagtaccaaaatatataaaatttttcaaattcaagtacCACATTGGAAGAAAAAGCATAAGCATCGTATTAGGAAAAAAAAGTGTCAAACACAGGTATGATATAATGTATTAAGCTTTTCAATAATGAAAAAAggaaatatttacttaaatatgtTTATGGAGAAGTTATGTGACACCACACCTAACCCGGTCATCAGATTCGAATCCGTGACATCATATTACATTGTCAAAGCAAATTACACTAGCTTAAATCATTAATAGagtaattaaacttaaaaatacgACATACTCAAACCATTTTCAATTTCAGATATGATCATGCATTATAGATATCCAAAAAATCTCATTTAAAAAATCTTGGGTTATAAAAGGTAAAACTCGGAGTCGTGATTCAAATCCATctcaatttaacaaaatttagtaGTCTATTTCGAGACATTGAAGACCATGTCTTGCGACAAGCTTCCCCCATTTTCGATCCTTACATTCGATGTTTGGATGTCTCGAGACAATACGGTTTATGTCTTGAGACTAGACTTGAGACATAGCTCCCCTATTTCTGGACTTTTAGGTTTGATATTTATATGTCTCGAGACAAAAGGGCACAATCTCAAGACATTTTAGTTGATGTCTCAAGATTTGTTGAATGTGTCTTGAAACCATTACCCAGAATGCTagaaattatctttttttttcttgattttttgagTTCATGCACCAAGTCCACCAAATCATACATGTATAAAACCATTATACCATTCTATCATAAGGCATCAATTTCACATCTAAAAACAAATTATTAACAATTGCAATCATCGTGGCTAATGCATCCTATAATGATATATGTAATTAGCTATATAACAATACCAAAGCTCATATATACATAGCTAAATGTTATGACCAAAAGtcacaaaatgaccaaaacataCTTATAACTATGCCAATAAAGCAACACATCATCAATACTCAATATTTGTAACAACTcgataatttatatattataaaagtagtAGTAGATTGAAATAGTGTATAATTGATTTTTCGATAAAGTGAGAAAATGATATAAAGATGATAAAAGAGAAAGTCAagtgatgttaaggaaaattcaATTAAGAAGTATGTTGAGATATGTTAATTTaaagtaaggactaaatcgtaaaaatatgaaaattttatggttcaAGTGTAAATATCCAAAATTTGAGGTTTCAAAgtgtaaaaataagaaatttgaagGTCCAAGAGTAAAAATAACCCAATTTATTATGATATGGAATTGGAatgtagggaccaaattgaataaatgaagaaatatgaaagactaaattgtaattttaccaaattaagtgatgattcaaAGATGGAATTATGAaggatcataaagggcaaaatggccATTTAGCAAGAAAGATAATTTTGAAgtgtaatgatgatgttggtgatatttaaattaattaattagttaaaaaatattttattaatattttattatatattgttagtataaaagggaggaaagatgaagaaagaaagaaaatttcttttctttacaatttggtccttccacaaagaatctatcattttcacttagaaattcAAGGAATTTCCATAACTACCAAGAGAAGAAAATGATAAAGAGTCTATGGAGAGAAAGAATATCAATTTAGATTCAAGGAAATAAAAGttggagaaaagagaaaattaagctTTAAGAGAACAAGGAATGAATGTTAAGGTTTTATGTTGTTTATAAGTTTCATAGTATTAAAAAAGTATAGAAATGACACTAAAGTAAAGATTTCTTAGGAAAGTATTATGTTTTTGACAAATTGAGGAAAGAAGAAGTTGAGAAAGTGAATTATGTGATAAAGAGAAGAGCAAGTGATTTTGGATAGAAAAGAGGTAAATACCCATGAATTCTCtttttatttaaggattaaaatgtgaaatttgtgtaATAGGTAGTAAGTTGGTAAAATGAAgtatgaaataatttaataattgaataaggaaattatgataaaagtttaatgaatgtgttatgaCTTGATGGAATATGCACAAAgaattgtaaaagtgaaattgtggaaaaatatgaaatttttatgataacaaggattaaattgtaaaactcgaGGAAACATGCGGTTAAAATAAGAAAAGTGAAATACATGGAACTTTGATAtgtgaaatgagaaattgaaataaattaagtgattaaaatgttacaaggaagaaaattgatttaatatgcttaattagtgaatattgaatttttatgataaaagggactaaattgaaaagttatgaaggtttacaagaaaaaaattaataagtgaAGAATGTAGTAGAAAATACAAAAATGCATGAATATTgtaattcaaattatatttgttcttTAAGTTGtggaaattaaggactaaatcgtgaacttgcaaaatttatgtttgaaataataaaagtaaagtgCATATAAGTTTAATATGTGAAAATAGAT
Protein-coding sequences here:
- the LOC107900376 gene encoding uncharacterized protein, whose amino-acid sequence is MAAENQETTNGWPLVLQIMAMKLRLQERIQYSTPAVEPHSPHIPSPSFSSFCSSSNIDTESTASFFQDNNISLGKLIGFRQRDTGSVLYLQSTIGAEQNTIVSGVCNCNDVSRGHCGDLCGQGQGICIPMVLGTLVKITRSRSKSK